Proteins encoded in a region of the Sporocytophaga myxococcoides DSM 11118 genome:
- a CDS encoding OmpA family protein, producing the protein MKCLYFSLVLLSLARYGTSQNLVPNPGFEEFFKCPYTFNSNFANKKIAPHWNSPSGGTPDLYNRCSKGEMGTHNIAGVTEPYQGDGFAGFILWEEGIGFREYLQVRLTQPLQKGETYIVSFWYKMSTYSQFSIDRIGFSLQDTNTLYKYTHNIPDVTYEKIKDKAFDPQSGSWELLQTEYIAKGGETYLTIGNFSDNKKTKSFSLANISRLEPLLKTSAYYYLDEVNLSLKNIRTQEEETEQLSSDKKLITSPGAYDLDNVQFDYDSDVLLPSSYKDLDLVVYTLEKYPDWILIINGYTDSNGSMQYNLDLSAKRALAVKKYLTSKGITPKRIQCHGLGKTKPLTIGDDEESQKKNRRVEFLFFENEISRSQD; encoded by the coding sequence ATGAAGTGTTTATATTTTTCTCTGGTACTTTTATCATTAGCCAGATACGGAACGAGTCAGAATCTAGTGCCCAACCCAGGATTTGAAGAGTTTTTCAAATGCCCCTATACTTTCAATAGTAACTTTGCAAATAAGAAAATTGCACCACACTGGAATTCCCCCAGCGGGGGTACGCCTGACCTGTACAACAGATGTAGCAAAGGTGAAATGGGCACTCACAATATTGCCGGTGTAACAGAGCCATATCAAGGCGATGGTTTCGCAGGATTTATATTATGGGAAGAAGGGATAGGATTCCGTGAATACCTTCAGGTTCGGTTAACACAACCATTGCAAAAAGGCGAAACCTACATAGTTTCTTTTTGGTACAAAATGTCCACATACTCCCAATTCAGTATAGACAGAATAGGGTTTTCTCTTCAGGATACTAATACACTATATAAATACACACACAACATTCCGGATGTGACTTATGAGAAAATAAAGGACAAAGCTTTTGATCCGCAATCAGGATCATGGGAATTGCTTCAAACAGAATACATCGCTAAAGGTGGTGAAACGTATTTGACAATAGGAAATTTCAGCGACAACAAAAAAACTAAGTCATTTAGCTTAGCTAATATAAGTAGGCTAGAGCCTTTGTTGAAAACCTCAGCCTATTACTATTTGGACGAGGTAAATTTAAGTCTCAAGAATATAAGAACCCAAGAGGAAGAAACTGAACAGCTAAGCTCTGACAAAAAATTGATAACGAGTCCAGGAGCCTATGACCTGGATAATGTTCAGTTTGATTATGATAGTGATGTACTTCTGCCCTCTTCTTATAAAGATCTGGATCTGGTTGTTTATACATTGGAGAAGTACCCTGACTGGATATTAATTATTAATGGATATACAGACAGCAATGGTTCTATGCAGTACAATCTTGATTTATCTGCTAAGAGGGCTCTTGCTGTCAAAAAATACCTAACATCAAAAGGCATTACTCCTAAACGGATTCAATGCCATGGTTTAGGTAAAACAAAACCTTTAACAATAGGCGATGATGAAGAAAGTCAAAAGAAAAACAGAAGAGTGGAGTTTCTCTTTTTTGAAAATGAAATATCTAGATCTCAGGATTAA
- a CDS encoding Crp/Fnr family transcriptional regulator: protein MTTQLFQNINKTVSLSEEEYEQFYSYTQIIKLKRKEFLLSEGDICKHIYFVSKGCLRYFYLVDGQEHTGQFFFENNWYTDLESFLTGKPSRQNIEALESTQIITISKDSLEKLYILNPKFERFGRLMAERAFIGIKQRTEMLTNQNAEERYINLIRERPKVIERIPQHYIASYIGIQPQSLSRIRKKLGNY from the coding sequence ATGACAACACAGCTCTTTCAAAACATCAATAAAACAGTAAGCCTATCTGAGGAAGAATACGAACAGTTTTATTCTTACACCCAGATAATTAAACTAAAGCGAAAAGAATTTCTTCTAAGCGAAGGGGATATCTGTAAACATATTTATTTTGTTTCCAAAGGCTGTCTTAGATACTTTTATTTAGTAGATGGACAAGAACATACAGGTCAGTTTTTCTTTGAAAACAATTGGTATACTGACTTAGAAAGCTTTCTAACAGGAAAACCGTCACGGCAAAACATAGAAGCATTGGAATCAACACAAATAATAACTATCTCAAAAGATTCCCTAGAGAAATTATATATTCTCAATCCCAAGTTTGAAAGATTTGGAAGACTAATGGCCGAACGTGCCTTTATCGGAATTAAGCAAAGAACTGAAATGCTAACCAACCAGAACGCAGAAGAAAGATATATAAATCTGATTCGTGAAAGACCAAAGGTAATTGAGCGCATACCACAGCATTACATTGCTTCCTATATCGGAATACAACCTCAATCTCTCAGCAGAATCAGAAAAAAATTAGGCAACTACTGA